In Candidatus Aegiribacteria sp., a single genomic region encodes these proteins:
- a CDS encoding HU family DNA-binding protein, giving the protein MTKKDLVAQVADNACITKKQAGVAVDAILDGIKDALGGGQKVSLVGFGTFSVKHREQRTGVNPANGQKMTYPAKDVPHFKAGKGLKDAVY; this is encoded by the coding sequence GTGACTAAAAAAGATCTCGTTGCACAGGTTGCCGACAACGCGTGCATAACCAAGAAACAGGCAGGTGTTGCCGTAGATGCAATTCTTGATGGAATCAAGGATGCACTCGGTGGAGGCCAGAAGGTTAGCCTTGTCGGTTTCGGAACTTTTTCCGTAAAACATCGTGAGCAAAGGACGGGTGTAAACCCGGCAAACGGTCAGAAGATGACTTATCCTGCGAAAGACGTACCGCATTTCAAAGCAGGAAAAGGTTTGAAAGACGCTGTCTATTAA
- a CDS encoding glycosyltransferase family 2 protein: protein MPLDLSVIITSYNSSSTLSDTIESLLRLNPDETPKEIIVVDNASSDGSADIAQSFPELQVLRSTVNQGLATANNRGAEISTGRSLLFLNPDTEILPGALNTLMKFEETHPDAGLLGPAMLDSTDTVLSTARTFPTLIDIMLRRTLLGKLPGTQAQQRKHLFSAEMNNPSRTDWLVGAALWLTGSGRKEFGLMSPKYFLYFEDVEWCFRAHKAGMEVWFVPDAVIKHACRRESAGKPGKALWFHLRSMVRFFIEHPSVAIGKHKASWNKKDRLI, encoded by the coding sequence ATGCCACTTGATCTTTCAGTAATTATTACATCGTACAACAGTTCCTCTACTCTGAGTGATACAATCGAATCACTTCTTCGTCTGAATCCTGATGAAACACCAAAGGAAATCATTGTAGTGGACAACGCATCCTCTGACGGATCCGCTGACATCGCGCAGAGCTTTCCGGAACTGCAAGTACTCCGTTCTACCGTAAATCAGGGGCTTGCTACAGCAAATAACAGAGGGGCAGAAATCTCAACCGGCAGAAGCCTTCTCTTCCTTAATCCTGATACGGAAATACTGCCGGGAGCACTGAATACTCTGATGAAGTTTGAAGAAACACACCCCGATGCAGGCCTGCTCGGTCCAGCCATGCTTGATTCCACAGATACTGTTCTATCAACCGCAAGAACTTTCCCCACATTGATTGATATCATGCTCAGGAGAACCCTTCTTGGAAAACTGCCGGGAACTCAAGCTCAACAGAGGAAACATCTCTTCTCAGCAGAGATGAACAATCCTTCCAGAACCGACTGGCTGGTTGGAGCAGCGCTATGGCTGACCGGATCAGGCAGGAAAGAATTCGGACTGATGTCTCCCAAATATTTCCTGTATTTTGAAGATGTGGAATGGTGCTTTCGCGCACATAAAGCAGGAATGGAAGTCTGGTTCGTACCTGATGCAGTTATAAAGCACGCATGCAGACGGGAGAGCGCCGGTAAACCGGGGAAAGCTCTCTGGTTCCACCTCCGGAGTATGGTTAGATTTTTTATTGAACATCCTTCAGTAGCAATCGGAAAGCATAAAGCATCCTGGAACAAGAAGGACAGGCTCATTTGA